One stretch of Amycolatopsis tolypomycina DNA includes these proteins:
- a CDS encoding TetR/AcrR family transcriptional regulator, which produces MADDWTTEAPAKDRRVRRSRAALMRAAVELVSERDSTAVPVSEIAEAADVSRQVLYQQFGDRDTLLLEAALDLVRRELLGELADLAVPDGERASLLALGRHFARYRRFYRALQTGASAYALNKALTGLFLPFNRENLERALGGRLDAEGVEDLATFLTGGAGAFVTTWVVDGPDPLDPEEFADRLQRMHSVVTAMITKEAGR; this is translated from the coding sequence GTGGCCGACGACTGGACGACCGAAGCGCCCGCCAAGGACCGGCGGGTGCGCCGGTCACGTGCGGCCCTGATGCGGGCCGCGGTCGAGCTCGTGTCCGAACGCGACTCCACCGCCGTCCCCGTGTCCGAGATCGCCGAGGCGGCGGACGTCAGCCGCCAGGTGCTCTACCAGCAGTTCGGCGACCGGGACACGCTGCTGCTGGAGGCCGCGCTCGACCTCGTCCGGCGCGAACTGCTCGGCGAGCTCGCCGACCTCGCGGTCCCCGACGGCGAACGCGCGTCGCTGCTGGCGCTGGGCCGGCACTTCGCCCGGTACCGGCGCTTCTACCGCGCGCTGCAGACCGGGGCGTCCGCCTACGCCCTCAACAAGGCCCTGACCGGCCTCTTCCTCCCGTTCAACCGGGAGAACCTCGAGCGCGCGCTCGGCGGCCGCCTCGACGCCGAGGGTGTCGAGGACCTGGCCACCTTCCTGACCGGCGGGGCCGGGGCGTTCGTCACCACGTGGGTCGTCGACGGGCCGGACCCGCTCGACCCGGAAGAGTTCGCCGACCGGCTGCAGCGGATGCACTCGGTCGTCACCGCGATGATCACGAAGGAGGCCGGCCGATGA
- a CDS encoding AurF N-oxygenase family protein: protein MTSISESGVSDRETVARRLLDSSEQLSYDPVKEVDWETPLDTDYHGASPEWSTLYGTSYWADMTPEQQRELTRHEAASVASTGIWFEMILQQMVLRDFYAKDPTDPAFQWALTEIADECRHSIMFARGAAKLRAPAYRPRRFVVELGRVFKATATGEAAYAAILVAEEVLDVMQRDWMRDERVVPFVRTINNIHVVEESRHMKFAREETRERLRGAGWLRRQVNGLVVAIASYFIVTSMVNGKVYENAGLDGKRARREAKANEHHKSMLRSSCSGLMEFLHSAGLLTRPSLWFYKRANLI, encoded by the coding sequence GTGACGAGCATCAGCGAATCGGGCGTGTCGGACCGGGAGACCGTGGCGCGCCGGCTGCTCGACTCGTCGGAGCAGCTGTCCTACGACCCCGTCAAGGAGGTCGACTGGGAGACGCCGCTGGACACGGACTACCACGGCGCCAGCCCGGAGTGGAGCACGCTCTACGGCACCTCCTACTGGGCGGACATGACTCCGGAGCAGCAGCGCGAACTGACCCGCCACGAGGCGGCGTCGGTGGCCAGCACCGGGATCTGGTTCGAAATGATCCTGCAGCAGATGGTGTTGCGCGACTTCTACGCCAAGGACCCCACCGACCCGGCGTTCCAGTGGGCGCTGACCGAGATCGCCGACGAGTGCCGGCACTCGATCATGTTCGCCCGCGGCGCGGCGAAGCTGCGGGCACCCGCCTACCGGCCGCGCCGGTTCGTCGTCGAGCTGGGCCGGGTCTTCAAGGCGACCGCGACCGGGGAAGCCGCCTACGCGGCGATCCTCGTCGCCGAAGAGGTCCTCGACGTGATGCAGCGAGACTGGATGCGCGACGAGCGAGTGGTCCCGTTCGTGCGCACCATCAACAACATCCACGTCGTCGAGGAGTCGCGGCACATGAAGTTCGCCCGCGAGGAGACCCGCGAGCGGCTGCGCGGCGCCGGGTGGCTGCGGCGGCAGGTCAACGGCCTGGTCGTCGCGATCGCGTCGTACTTCATCGTGACGAGCATGGTGAACGGCAAGGTCTACGAGAACGCCGGCCTCGACGGCAAGCGGGCGCGGCGCGAGGCGAAGGCCAACGAGCACCACAAGTCGATGCTGCGCTCCAGCTGTTCCGGGCTGATGGAGTTCCTGCACTCGGCGGGGCTGCTGACCCGGCCGTCGCTGTGGTTCTACAAGCGCGCGAACCTGATCTGA
- a CDS encoding adenylate/guanylate cyclase domain-containing protein: MKQGRSPAEPFGSGLLGPLDQHATALRRRVQGLLTAALIATNVIGALVVVGLAALLMPAPGMSGELVRLTAVAVPVYVVSAVVAGALWGTRGALRTLRWAADGRRPTDAERAASLRVPLRLTYVQAVLWGIATLVFGGLAALVQPAVALTACLVVAFAAVVVCAIAYLFGEFALRPYAALALAGTAPARPVSGGVNRRMLLFWCLGTGVPVAGLVVTAVLAWVRGDVSTTKLAVSVIALGLVVLCFGLLVTVFTARSVVNPIASVRDALGRVRAGDFAVEIPVYDGTELGLLQAGFNDMTAGLAERERLRDLFGRHVGHEVAVEAMRTSTELGGTVRTVSVLFVDLVGSTALAASRPPEEVVGLLNRFFAVVVDEVDRHHGLVNKFVGDAALAVFGAPAPLADHATCALAAGRAIARRLAAEVPDGPAGIGVATGDAVAGNVGDPRRFEYTVIGDPVNEAARLTELAKNAPGRLLASWTAVESAATEEAARWIATEDVTLRGRSRPTTLASPRA; the protein is encoded by the coding sequence GTGAAACAGGGACGCTCCCCGGCGGAGCCGTTCGGCTCCGGCCTGCTCGGGCCGCTCGACCAGCACGCCACGGCGTTGCGCCGACGGGTCCAAGGCCTGCTCACGGCCGCTTTGATCGCCACCAACGTGATCGGCGCGCTGGTCGTCGTCGGGCTCGCGGCACTGCTCATGCCGGCGCCGGGGATGTCCGGCGAACTGGTGCGCCTCACCGCGGTCGCAGTACCCGTGTACGTCGTTTCCGCTGTCGTCGCGGGCGCGCTGTGGGGCACCCGCGGCGCCCTCCGGACCCTGCGCTGGGCGGCCGACGGACGCCGGCCGACCGACGCCGAACGCGCGGCGAGCCTGCGCGTCCCGTTGCGGCTGACGTACGTCCAGGCCGTGTTGTGGGGCATCGCGACCCTGGTCTTCGGCGGGCTCGCGGCGCTGGTGCAGCCGGCCGTCGCGCTCACCGCGTGCCTCGTGGTCGCCTTCGCCGCGGTCGTCGTCTGCGCCATCGCCTACCTCTTCGGCGAGTTCGCCTTACGGCCGTACGCGGCGCTGGCGCTGGCGGGCACGGCGCCGGCGCGTCCGGTCAGCGGCGGCGTCAACCGGCGGATGCTGCTGTTCTGGTGCCTGGGCACCGGGGTGCCGGTGGCCGGGCTGGTCGTCACCGCGGTGCTGGCCTGGGTGCGCGGCGACGTCTCCACCACGAAGCTCGCGGTGTCGGTGATCGCGCTCGGGCTGGTCGTGCTGTGCTTCGGCCTGCTGGTCACGGTGTTCACCGCCCGCTCGGTGGTCAACCCGATCGCCTCGGTCCGCGACGCGCTCGGCCGCGTCCGGGCCGGAGACTTCGCCGTCGAGATCCCGGTCTACGACGGCACCGAGCTGGGCCTGCTGCAGGCGGGGTTCAACGACATGACGGCCGGGCTGGCCGAGCGCGAGCGGCTGCGCGACCTGTTCGGCAGGCACGTCGGCCACGAGGTGGCGGTCGAGGCCATGCGGACGTCGACGGAGCTGGGCGGCACGGTCCGGACGGTGTCGGTGCTGTTCGTCGACCTCGTCGGCTCGACGGCGCTGGCCGCGAGCCGCCCGCCGGAGGAGGTCGTCGGGCTGCTCAACCGGTTCTTCGCGGTGGTGGTCGACGAGGTCGACCGGCACCACGGCCTGGTCAACAAGTTCGTCGGCGACGCGGCGCTGGCCGTGTTCGGGGCGCCCGCGCCGCTCGCGGACCACGCGACCTGCGCGCTGGCCGCGGGCCGCGCGATCGCCCGCAGGCTGGCCGCCGAGGTCCCGGACGGCCCGGCCGGCATCGGCGTGGCCACGGGCGACGCGGTGGCGGGCAACGTCGGCGACCCGCGCCGCTTCGAGTACACGGTGATCGGCGACCCGGTCAACGAGGCGGCCCGGCTGACCGAGCTGGCCAAGAACGCACCCGGCCGCCTGCTCGCCTCGTGGACGGCCGTGGAGTCCGCGGCCACGGAAGAAGCGGCCCGGTGGATCGCGACCGAGGACGTCACCCTGCGCGGACGGAGCCGGCCGACCACCCTCGCGTCGCCACGCGCCTAA
- a CDS encoding zinc-dependent alcohol dehydrogenase, with amino-acid sequence MSSTMRAFVLTGPGECSVQEVPAPRAVAGEVVVDVERAGVCGTDVEFFTGAMAYLHQGHSAYPMRLGHEWAGTVTAVGEGVDPAWLGRRVMGDTMLGDRTCRRCRRGHQHTCESRQEVGIRGGRAGALAERLAVPAWSLHALPSSVDAVLGALVEPGGNALRAARAADVGEGDRALVLGPGTIGLLTAMFLRAAGAEVHLMGVGSLDFPRSLGFANAWTRETLPSLPFDAVVDATGAAGSPSLAVELVEPAGRVVYIGLSGQPSGLDTRSLVLKDVTAVGVLSGSPGLAETIEAYATGAVDPRPLVAATVGLGEVGAVLGGERTGGAGPKIHIDPHR; translated from the coding sequence ATGTCATCGACCATGCGGGCCTTCGTGCTCACCGGGCCGGGCGAGTGCTCGGTGCAGGAGGTCCCCGCGCCGCGGGCCGTCGCGGGCGAGGTCGTCGTCGACGTCGAACGCGCGGGCGTGTGCGGCACCGACGTCGAGTTCTTCACCGGCGCCATGGCCTACCTCCACCAGGGGCACTCGGCGTACCCGATGCGGCTCGGCCACGAGTGGGCGGGCACGGTGACGGCCGTGGGCGAGGGCGTGGACCCGGCCTGGCTCGGCCGCCGGGTCATGGGCGACACGATGCTCGGCGACCGGACGTGCCGCCGGTGCCGCCGCGGTCACCAGCACACCTGCGAAAGCCGCCAGGAGGTCGGCATCCGCGGCGGCCGGGCCGGCGCGCTGGCCGAACGCCTCGCGGTGCCGGCGTGGTCGCTGCACGCGCTGCCGTCCTCTGTGGACGCGGTGCTCGGCGCATTGGTCGAGCCGGGCGGCAACGCCCTGCGCGCCGCCCGCGCGGCCGACGTCGGCGAGGGGGACCGGGCGCTGGTCCTCGGCCCGGGCACGATCGGCCTGCTCACGGCGATGTTCCTGCGCGCGGCGGGCGCCGAGGTGCACCTGATGGGCGTCGGCTCGCTCGACTTCCCCCGCAGCCTCGGGTTCGCGAACGCGTGGACCCGGGAGACGTTGCCCTCGTTGCCCTTCGACGCGGTCGTCGACGCCACCGGCGCGGCGGGGTCGCCGTCGCTGGCGGTGGAGCTGGTGGAGCCGGCGGGCCGGGTCGTCTACATCGGACTGTCCGGGCAGCCGAGCGGCCTCGACACCCGATCGCTGGTCCTGAAGGACGTCACGGCGGTCGGGGTGCTGTCGGGTTCGCCGGGGCTGGCGGAGACGATCGAGGCGTACGCGACCGGCGCGGTCGACCCCCGCCCCCTCGTGGCGGCGACGGTGGGGCTGGGCGAGGTCGGAGCGGTGCTCGGGGGAGAGCGAACCGGCGGCGCGGGCCCCAAGATCCACATCGACCCACACCGCTAA
- a CDS encoding CocE/NonD family hydrolase, with amino-acid sequence MISRLVERLLKLPAPATRHLVVRRDLRVPMRDGVALLADHWAPRAGGDGLPTALVRTPYGRRGAFGAILARPLAERGFQVLIQSTRGGFGSGGVFDPLRQEREDGLATVDWVVAQPWSGDAIVLVGASYLGYVQWAAADRLPPQVKAMVPQVTESGLTLEFLREDGLSLETPFGWGVQVATQERRFALLRQRTQAKKLRQALHTLPLAQADVVAIGHRSDYIQDILVHPETSPRWAEIDHRSRVADVTVPVSSVAGWYDIFLPGQLRDFRTLQDAGRRPRLAVGPWTHAGRDSLLGSTGKTLREALEFGLAHARGEEPPERAPVRLFVMGEEAWRDFASWPPEGYAPQRFHLQAGGTLATDVPGESAPDRYRYDPADPTPAAGGVRMAPDAGRVDNAALEARADVLTYTTDVLGEDVEVIGDVHAEIWFRSSLRFADVFVRLCDVGPDGRSVNVCDGLTSLREADELAAVTVRLWPTAHRFKRGHRIRVQVSSGAFPRYARNPGTGEPHATAVTLRAADQEVHHGPAHASAIVLPVRNSR; translated from the coding sequence ATGATCAGCCGTCTTGTCGAACGCCTGCTGAAGCTGCCCGCGCCGGCCACCCGGCACCTCGTCGTCCGGCGGGACCTGCGCGTCCCGATGCGCGACGGCGTCGCACTGCTCGCCGACCACTGGGCGCCGCGCGCCGGCGGGGACGGGCTCCCGACCGCGCTGGTGCGCACGCCCTACGGCCGCCGGGGCGCGTTCGGCGCGATCCTGGCGCGTCCGCTGGCCGAGCGCGGCTTCCAGGTGCTGATCCAGAGCACCCGCGGCGGCTTCGGCTCCGGCGGCGTGTTCGACCCGCTGCGGCAGGAGCGCGAAGACGGCCTCGCGACGGTGGACTGGGTGGTGGCGCAGCCCTGGTCCGGCGACGCGATCGTGCTCGTCGGCGCCAGCTATCTCGGGTACGTGCAGTGGGCGGCCGCCGACCGCCTGCCGCCGCAGGTGAAGGCGATGGTCCCGCAGGTCACCGAGTCCGGGCTGACGCTGGAGTTCCTGCGCGAGGACGGCCTTTCGCTGGAGACGCCGTTCGGGTGGGGCGTCCAGGTCGCGACCCAGGAACGCCGCTTCGCGCTGCTGCGGCAACGCACCCAGGCGAAGAAGCTCCGGCAGGCGCTGCACACGCTGCCACTCGCCCAGGCCGACGTCGTCGCCATCGGCCACCGCTCCGACTACATCCAGGACATCCTGGTCCACCCGGAGACCAGCCCGCGCTGGGCCGAGATCGACCACCGCAGCCGCGTCGCGGACGTCACCGTCCCGGTCAGCTCGGTCGCCGGCTGGTACGACATCTTCCTGCCCGGCCAGCTGCGCGACTTCCGGACACTGCAGGACGCGGGACGGCGGCCGCGCCTGGCGGTCGGGCCGTGGACCCACGCCGGCCGCGACAGCCTGCTCGGCAGCACGGGCAAGACGCTGCGGGAGGCCCTGGAATTCGGGCTCGCGCACGCCCGTGGCGAAGAACCGCCGGAGCGGGCCCCGGTCCGGCTGTTCGTCATGGGCGAGGAAGCTTGGCGCGACTTCGCTTCCTGGCCGCCGGAAGGCTATGCGCCGCAACGATTCCACCTGCAGGCCGGGGGCACGTTGGCCACGGACGTACCCGGCGAGTCCGCGCCGGACCGCTACCGCTACGACCCGGCGGACCCGACCCCCGCGGCCGGCGGCGTGCGCATGGCCCCCGACGCGGGCCGGGTGGACAACGCGGCGCTGGAAGCGCGCGCCGACGTCCTCACCTACACCACCGACGTGCTCGGCGAAGACGTCGAAGTGATCGGGGACGTGCACGCGGAAATCTGGTTCCGGTCGAGCCTGCGGTTCGCCGACGTCTTCGTACGGCTCTGCGACGTCGGCCCGGACGGCCGTTCGGTCAACGTCTGCGACGGCCTCACCAGCCTGCGCGAGGCGGACGAACTGGCCGCCGTCACGGTGCGGCTGTGGCCGACGGCGCACCGGTTCAAGCGCGGGCACCGCATCCGCGTCCAGGTCTCCAGCGGCGCTTTCCCGCGCTACGCCCGGAATCCCGGCACCGGCGAGCCGCACGCCACCGCGGTCACGCTGCGCGCCGCGGACCAGGAGGTGCACCACGGCCCCGCGCACGCGTCGGCGATCGTGCTTCCCGTGCGTAATTCACGATGA
- a CDS encoding FAD-dependent oxidoreductase — protein MAFAITQTCCADASCVSVCPVNCIHPTPDEPDFGTTDLLYIDPATCIDCGACADACPVDAIFPAGELTGRLRAYEQLNAEYYAGRDVLADVSAAPNFHRWAPPSFARVLPSDFASLDVAVVGTGPAGMYAVEDLLLHTNARVTLVDRLPVAGGLIRYGVAPDHPSTKKIGETFARFHDHPRLRLRLGVAAGADLADRHDAVIYAVGATEARRLGVPGEDLPGSLPAAAVVGWYNGHPDVAPPDLSAERVVVVGMGNVALDIARILTADPESLAVAPSVRARLRSSKVREVVLLARRGPEAAAYTRPELLELAARGGLVVDAHAGVAEAIDGAAPGEKAAWLQGVPRERVDWSAPPPDGRRIVLRFHSAPLAFAGDTEVRAVVATGDVEIPAGRVVRAAGFRGAPLPGLPFDEQAGVIPNDAGRVEGRPGVYVAGWIKRGPSGGIGANKACARETVGSLLEDAVAGRLPMRRRTVGARLFGRV, from the coding sequence ATGGCGTTCGCGATCACCCAGACCTGCTGCGCCGACGCGTCCTGCGTGTCGGTCTGCCCGGTCAACTGCATCCACCCGACGCCGGACGAGCCGGACTTCGGGACCACGGACCTGCTCTACATCGACCCGGCCACCTGCATCGACTGCGGCGCCTGCGCCGACGCCTGCCCGGTGGACGCGATCTTCCCGGCCGGTGAACTGACCGGGCGGCTGCGGGCGTACGAGCAGCTCAACGCGGAGTACTACGCGGGCCGGGACGTGCTCGCCGACGTCTCGGCGGCGCCGAACTTCCACCGGTGGGCGCCGCCGTCGTTCGCGCGGGTGCTGCCGAGCGACTTCGCGTCGCTGGACGTCGCCGTCGTCGGCACCGGCCCGGCCGGGATGTACGCGGTCGAAGACCTGTTGCTGCACACCAACGCCCGCGTGACGCTCGTCGACCGGCTCCCGGTGGCCGGCGGCCTGATCCGCTACGGCGTCGCGCCGGATCACCCGTCGACGAAGAAGATCGGCGAAACGTTCGCGCGGTTCCACGACCACCCGCGGCTGCGGCTGCGGCTCGGCGTCGCGGCCGGCGCGGACCTGGCCGACCGGCACGACGCGGTGATCTACGCGGTCGGCGCCACGGAGGCCCGGCGCCTCGGCGTCCCGGGCGAGGACCTGCCGGGCAGCCTGCCCGCCGCGGCGGTCGTCGGCTGGTACAACGGTCACCCGGACGTGGCGCCGCCCGACCTCTCCGCCGAGCGGGTCGTCGTGGTGGGCATGGGCAACGTGGCATTGGACATCGCCCGCATCCTGACGGCGGATCCGGAGTCATTGGCGGTCGCGCCGTCGGTGCGGGCGCGGCTGCGGTCGTCCAAGGTGCGCGAAGTGGTGCTGCTGGCCCGCCGCGGCCCGGAGGCGGCGGCGTACACGCGGCCGGAACTCCTGGAGCTGGCGGCCCGCGGCGGCCTGGTGGTGGACGCGCACGCGGGCGTGGCGGAGGCCATCGACGGGGCGGCACCGGGGGAGAAGGCGGCGTGGCTGCAGGGGGTGCCGCGTGAGCGGGTGGACTGGTCGGCACCGCCGCCGGACGGACGCCGCATCGTGCTGCGGTTCCATTCGGCGCCGCTGGCCTTCGCGGGGGACACGGAGGTGCGCGCGGTGGTGGCGACTGGTGACGTCGAGATCCCGGCCGGCCGCGTGGTCCGGGCGGCGGGCTTCCGCGGGGCACCGCTGCCGGGACTGCCGTTCGACGAGCAGGCGGGCGTGATCCCGAACGACGCGGGCCGCGTGGAAGGGCGGCCGGGGGTGTACGTGGCGGGGTGGATCAAGCGCGGCCCGTCCGGCGGGATCGGGGCGAACAAGGCCTGCGCCCGGGAGACGGTGGGGTCCTTGCTGGAGGACGCGGTGGCGGGCCGGTTGCCGATGCGGCGGCGGACCGTGGGGGCGCGGTTGTTCGGCCGGGTGTGA
- a CDS encoding carbohydrate kinase family protein — protein sequence MTQTVVTLGAHVFDVQVRPVEAIPAGQGATLVEQIRFGPAGTAAGTAVTLAKLGAAVRTAGAVGADPIGDLLLAMLARHGVDTSLVLRRADVQTSASVLPIRPDGSRPAFHVPGANLTYEPSDAPHEEIARATHLHLGGPELMGGEKAAKILAPARAAGVVTSADLLAPGDPGVLAWLEPALSSLDYLLPNEDQVLDLTGAATLEEGARALVGRGVGCVAVTRGARGALVVTAAETFAVPAFAVPVIDTTGCGDAFSAGFLRGVGLGRPPRDAAVLGCAAAGLVAQGLGTDHGEFDLAAADTFAAATPVLAMA from the coding sequence ATGACGCAGACGGTCGTCACGCTGGGCGCGCACGTGTTCGACGTGCAGGTCCGGCCGGTCGAGGCCATCCCGGCGGGTCAGGGCGCGACACTGGTCGAGCAGATCCGCTTCGGGCCGGCCGGCACCGCCGCCGGCACCGCGGTCACCCTGGCCAAGCTGGGCGCGGCGGTCCGCACCGCGGGCGCGGTCGGCGCCGACCCGATCGGCGACCTGCTGCTGGCGATGCTCGCCCGCCACGGCGTCGACACGTCGCTGGTGCTGCGCCGCGCGGACGTGCAGACGTCGGCGTCGGTGCTGCCGATCCGCCCGGACGGCAGCCGGCCCGCGTTCCACGTGCCGGGCGCGAACCTCACGTACGAGCCGTCGGACGCCCCGCACGAGGAGATCGCCCGAGCGACCCACCTGCACCTGGGCGGCCCCGAGCTGATGGGCGGCGAGAAGGCCGCGAAGATCCTCGCCCCGGCGCGCGCGGCCGGCGTGGTGACCTCGGCCGACCTGCTCGCCCCCGGCGATCCCGGCGTACTGGCCTGGCTCGAGCCGGCATTGTCCTCTTTGGACTACCTGCTGCCCAACGAGGACCAGGTCCTCGACCTGACCGGCGCCGCCACCCTGGAGGAGGGCGCCCGCGCGCTGGTCGGCCGGGGCGTCGGCTGCGTGGCGGTGACGAGGGGAGCCCGCGGCGCCTTGGTGGTGACGGCGGCGGAGACGTTCGCCGTCCCCGCATTCGCCGTCCCGGTGATCGACACCACGGGCTGCGGCGACGCGTTCTCGGCGGGGTTCCTGCGTGGCGTCGGCCTCGGCCGCCCACCACGCGACGCCGCGGTACTCGGCTGCGCCGCGGCGGGCCTGGTGGCCCAGGGGCTGGGCACCGACCACGGCGAGTTCGACCTCGCCGCAGCCGACACCTTCGCGGCGGCGACCCCGGTGCTCGCGATGGCCTGA